Proteins encoded together in one Telopea speciosissima isolate NSW1024214 ecotype Mountain lineage chromosome 6, Tspe_v1, whole genome shotgun sequence window:
- the LOC122664427 gene encoding secreted RxLR effector protein 161-like, which translates to MCTCSDICFTAGRVSCYQSNPELVHWQAVKRILRYLRGTTDLMLTYSGSDLRMRGYSDVDWASDKDERKSTSGYAFVLGDGAITCCSKKQTYIALSMMESEYVACLAAVQEAVWLRSFLQRLSVSSIQTTLYLYIVTVQPFPWAFTKDPKFHGKAKHIDIRYHYTRDMVAQGEVVLKHISTYNMLVDPLTKPIARDVYLVHIRNLGLRRN; encoded by the coding sequence ATGTGTACGTGTTCGGACATATGCTTTACAGCTGGTAGGGTTAGTTGTTATCAGAGTAATCCAGAACTTGTTCATTGGCAAGCTGTGAAGCGGATCCTTCGATACCTACGAGGGACCACAGACCTCATGCTCACCTACAGTGGTTCAGATTTGAGAAtgagaggctatagtgatgttgattgggccAGTGATAAAGACGAGCGTAAATCCACCTCAGGGTATGCATTTGTTCTAGGAGACGGGGCTATTACTTGTTgcagcaagaaacagacctacATTGCCCTATCCATGATGGAGTCAGAGTATGTCGCATGTTTAGCAGCAGTTCAGGAAGCCGTTTGGCTCAGGAGtttcttgcagagacttagtgtttcttCCATTCAGACGACGTTGTACTTATACATTGTGACGGTACAGCCTTTCCCATGGGCTTTTACAAAAGACCCCAAGTTTCATGGGAAGGCCAAACACATTGATATTCGATATCATTACACTCGGGACATGGTTGCGCAAGGTGAAGTGGTCCTGAAGCATATCTCCACTTACAATATGCTGGTTGATCCTTTGACAAAGCCCATCGCTCGAGATGTTTACCTTGTTCAcattaggaacttgggactgaGACGGAATTGA